The following proteins are co-located in the Bdellovibrio sp. ArHS genome:
- a CDS encoding OmpA family protein, which yields MAKKLKRHEEHENHERWLVSYADFITLLFAFFVVMYATSNEDAEKQKQFEDSIKLELRLTGRGGSDSSGDALDNAIAELVMPLGQFPKKGGPGEIEDYVVRALGKSMEPQQKKEAIQDIYHDAVGVRIALAASTFFPSGSAKLKVSSLSSLDKVADVLKSNQRRIIVEGHTDDTPIQEPLFPSNWELAGGRASAVVRYFVKYHQLDPKRFISISYGDQKPIVPNDTEEHRSMNRRIEIFIVTDDKKVEI from the coding sequence ATGGCTAAAAAACTCAAGAGACATGAAGAGCATGAAAATCACGAGAGATGGCTGGTCTCTTATGCGGATTTCATTACGCTGCTTTTTGCCTTCTTCGTCGTTATGTATGCGACGTCTAATGAAGATGCGGAAAAACAAAAGCAGTTCGAAGACTCTATCAAGCTTGAGTTACGATTAACAGGCCGTGGCGGCTCGGACAGTTCCGGAGACGCTTTAGATAACGCGATTGCAGAGCTTGTGATGCCATTAGGTCAATTCCCGAAAAAGGGTGGCCCTGGCGAGATTGAAGACTATGTAGTTCGGGCTTTGGGAAAATCCATGGAACCGCAGCAGAAGAAAGAGGCGATCCAAGATATTTACCACGATGCCGTCGGGGTGCGTATTGCTTTGGCCGCCTCCACTTTCTTTCCGTCTGGTTCCGCAAAACTGAAGGTGTCGTCCTTAAGTTCTTTGGATAAAGTGGCAGATGTTTTAAAGTCAAACCAAAGGCGCATAATCGTCGAAGGTCATACGGATGACACTCCCATTCAAGAGCCTCTTTTTCCCAGCAACTGGGAACTCGCTGGCGGAAGAGCTTCGGCCGTTGTTCGTTACTTTGTAAAGTATCATCAGCTAGATCCAAAAAGATTTATTTCCATTTCTTACGGTGATCAAAAGCCGATTGTTCCCAATGATACCGAAGAACACCGATCTATGAATCGGCGAATTGAAATCTTCATTGTTACGGACGATAAAAAAGTCGAGATTTAA
- the mtgA gene encoding monofunctional biosynthetic peptidoglycan transglycosylase, with protein sequence MKSAFFFLLGALTIMAGAASFLWNWLPKPEDIRGCMVTKMYQVDLCPTAKNYVPLRQISPYLQKAIILTEDSDFYNHKGFDWVAIEKNAREGWEAGVFKRGGSTITQQLAKNMFLSKDRTFIRKGLEALITDRIESTLSKKEILERYLNIVEFGKNIYGVKAAAKYYFKKTPAELNIVESAFLAMVLPNPVKYSQSYYRKELTSFARRRLTTIIENMFQYHRITQEEYDAATYQLSYFFQPEPPPEELNAATDEVPTLQDLENAELEEEVVQ encoded by the coding sequence ATGAAAAGCGCATTCTTTTTTCTTCTGGGAGCATTAACAATCATGGCCGGAGCCGCGAGCTTCCTCTGGAACTGGCTGCCAAAGCCCGAAGATATTCGCGGGTGCATGGTGACGAAAATGTATCAGGTCGACCTGTGTCCCACGGCAAAGAACTACGTTCCTTTGCGGCAAATTTCTCCGTACCTGCAAAAAGCCATTATTCTGACGGAAGATTCTGATTTCTATAATCACAAGGGTTTCGATTGGGTTGCCATCGAAAAAAACGCAAGAGAAGGCTGGGAAGCCGGCGTTTTCAAACGAGGTGGGTCGACGATCACTCAACAACTTGCCAAGAACATGTTTCTTTCCAAAGATCGCACCTTCATTCGCAAAGGCCTTGAGGCTTTGATCACGGATCGTATTGAAAGCACTTTAAGCAAAAAAGAGATTCTAGAAAGATATTTAAATATCGTTGAGTTCGGAAAAAATATTTATGGCGTGAAAGCCGCCGCTAAATACTACTTCAAAAAAACGCCGGCGGAATTGAACATTGTTGAAAGCGCTTTCCTGGCTATGGTTTTGCCTAACCCCGTAAAATACTCTCAATCCTATTATCGAAAAGAACTGACTTCATTTGCACGTCGTCGTCTTACGACGATCATCGAAAACATGTTCCAATACCATCGTATTACCCAAGAAGAATACGATGCGGCTACTTATCAATTATCTTACTTTTTCCAACCCGAGCCTCCGCCGGAAGAACTCAACGCCGCCACGGATGAAGTTCCGACATTGCAGGACCTAGAAAATGCTGAACTTGAAGAGGAAGTTGTACAATGA
- a CDS encoding phosphatase PAP2 family protein, with protein MMLDFLLSLDKSLLVLINSQWTASWADHFFPFITDLHKTSFFKTVLVPLVLGLFIWRRGLKKGLVIFFLCVAAIGLSDVVGNKAFKKTVQRPRPGDTPGLHVIVRAPYGGYSFVSNHSTNMFCFAAFTGLIFPAAAVPTFALALVIGYSRIYNGVHFPTDVLGGALLGMAFGILFAFLCQKILAKMDEKKAVPS; from the coding sequence ATGATGCTGGATTTTCTTTTAAGCCTCGATAAAAGCCTTTTGGTGCTCATTAATTCTCAGTGGACTGCTTCTTGGGCAGATCATTTTTTTCCGTTCATCACGGACCTGCACAAAACATCTTTCTTTAAAACAGTTCTGGTACCTCTTGTTCTGGGCCTTTTTATATGGCGACGGGGACTCAAAAAAGGGCTCGTTATATTTTTCCTTTGTGTCGCGGCCATCGGACTCTCTGACGTTGTTGGCAATAAGGCCTTTAAAAAAACCGTGCAAAGACCCCGCCCCGGTGACACACCCGGACTGCATGTCATTGTTCGCGCACCCTACGGTGGGTATAGTTTTGTGTCGAATCATTCGACAAATATGTTCTGCTTTGCCGCCTTTACAGGTCTGATCTTTCCGGCGGCGGCCGTACCTACTTTCGCTTTGGCCTTGGTTATTGGTTACAGTCGTATCTACAACGGCGTTCACTTCCCAACAGATGTGCTTGGCGGGGCCCTGTTAGGAATGGCCTTTGGGATACTGTTTGCATTTTTATGTCAGAAGATTCTTGCCAAAATGGATGAAAAGAAAGCAGTTCCATCATGA
- a CDS encoding DUF523 domain-containing protein yields the protein MKVVSACLSGVHCRYDCKAQSRPAIEEMVKNGEAIPVCPEQLGGLSTPRPPAERVGTQVLTDTGADVSAQYAQGALEALRLVQLCGATEALLKSKSPMCGAGKIYDGSFSGKLVEGDGVFAELLKKHGIKVTSIE from the coding sequence ATGAAAGTAGTGTCCGCCTGCCTTTCTGGTGTTCATTGTCGTTATGACTGCAAGGCGCAAAGTCGGCCTGCCATTGAAGAGATGGTTAAAAATGGCGAGGCCATTCCCGTGTGTCCCGAACAGCTTGGTGGTCTTTCCACGCCTCGGCCACCGGCAGAAAGAGTGGGTACTCAGGTTCTGACAGATACGGGTGCTGACGTCAGTGCTCAATATGCACAAGGTGCCTTAGAAGCCTTAAGACTCGTGCAACTATGCGGCGCCACGGAAGCCTTACTTAAATCAAAATCCCCTATGTGCGGGGCTGGCAAGATCTACGATGGCTCTTTTTCGGGAAAGCTTGTAGAAGGCGACGGCGTATTTGCCGAGCTTCTTAAAAAACACGGCATTAAAGTCACTTCGATCGAATAA
- a CDS encoding SDR family oxidoreductase: MKILVTGANGFLGSWVTRALVNEGHNVYALVRPKSDLSELSGVQCKYVHGDVTDVHSLLEAFKGVDTVFHLAGVIAYKKSQRHLMDKVNVEGTANVVSVCREHKVRRLVYLSSVVAIGAGYTQQDILNEDSPYNISDLNLGYFETKHEAEKIVKRACDKGEINAVMLNPSTIYGAGDAKKGSRKMQLKVAQGKLKFYTSGGVNVVAVEDVVQGILSAWKNGRNGERYILSGENILIKDLFAMIAVEAGVKPPPYQMPDSVLHAVGALGDAMEKLGLKGPLSRENAYTATMYHWFDSSKAQKELGFKPRPAREAIHNSVQWMKDQGLVK, translated from the coding sequence ATGAAGATTCTCGTAACAGGCGCTAATGGATTCCTTGGAAGCTGGGTGACTCGGGCCTTGGTCAATGAAGGGCATAATGTCTACGCCCTGGTACGCCCTAAAAGCGATCTTTCTGAACTGTCAGGCGTTCAGTGCAAATACGTTCACGGAGATGTAACCGACGTTCATTCTTTACTGGAAGCCTTTAAGGGCGTTGACACCGTCTTTCATCTTGCCGGCGTTATCGCCTATAAAAAATCTCAACGTCATCTGATGGATAAAGTGAATGTTGAAGGCACCGCCAACGTGGTTTCTGTTTGTCGAGAACACAAAGTACGTCGTCTGGTTTATCTGTCGTCTGTGGTAGCCATTGGCGCCGGCTATACTCAGCAAGATATTTTAAATGAAGATTCGCCTTATAATATCTCGGATTTGAATCTAGGATACTTCGAAACTAAACATGAGGCAGAAAAGATCGTCAAAAGGGCTTGCGACAAAGGCGAGATCAATGCCGTTATGCTGAACCCTTCCACTATCTATGGTGCTGGCGATGCTAAAAAAGGCAGTCGCAAAATGCAATTGAAAGTCGCGCAAGGAAAGCTGAAGTTTTACACTTCTGGCGGCGTGAATGTCGTGGCGGTCGAAGATGTCGTGCAAGGAATCTTAAGTGCATGGAAAAACGGTCGCAATGGCGAACGTTACATCCTTTCCGGTGAAAACATTCTTATTAAAGATCTTTTTGCGATGATCGCTGTTGAAGCCGGCGTGAAGCCTCCGCCTTATCAAATGCCTGATTCCGTTTTACATGCCGTCGGTGCACTTGGTGATGCCATGGAAAAGCTGGGCCTTAAAGGGCCTTTAAGTCGGGAAAACGCCTACACAGCGACAATGTATCATTGGTTTGATTCGTCAAAGGCCCAAAAAGAATTGGGCTTTAAACCACGCCCAGCGCGTGAAGCCATTCACAATAGTGTGCAGTGGATGAAGGATCAGGGATTGGTGAAGTAA
- a CDS encoding flagellar motor protein, whose amino-acid sequence MDKATWLGLLVGFGGILLGNVLEGGHTSSLMQLTAFVIVLAGTMGAVMVSSSEKDLKTGLGLAKKAFSNEDSQAKKRIQEIVDCARFAKKESLLGLEPRLNRIEDPLFRNILRNVVDGVEVENIRDIFETQIQTEEEELLAGAKIWTDAGGFAPTIGIIGAVLGLIHVMGNLTDTSKLGTGIAVAFVATVYGVSSANLLFLPLGNKLKRKVLAVSREKQMILEGGLLIAKGMNPVVLEQKLYAFLDSEAMGSKQNG is encoded by the coding sequence ATGGATAAAGCAACATGGTTAGGCCTCTTGGTGGGCTTCGGTGGGATATTGCTCGGAAACGTACTTGAAGGTGGGCATACCAGTTCGTTAATGCAACTGACAGCCTTTGTTATAGTGCTTGCGGGAACAATGGGCGCCGTTATGGTCTCTAGTTCCGAGAAGGACTTAAAAACAGGTTTAGGGCTTGCCAAGAAAGCTTTTAGCAACGAGGACAGCCAAGCAAAAAAACGGATTCAAGAAATCGTCGATTGTGCTCGCTTTGCAAAAAAAGAATCGCTTTTGGGTTTAGAGCCGCGGTTAAACAGAATTGAAGACCCCCTCTTTAGAAATATCCTTCGCAACGTCGTCGATGGTGTAGAAGTAGAAAACATCCGCGATATCTTTGAAACGCAAATTCAGACGGAGGAAGAAGAGCTCTTAGCTGGTGCAAAGATTTGGACCGACGCGGGCGGTTTTGCGCCGACTATCGGGATTATCGGGGCGGTTCTTGGACTTATACATGTCATGGGAAACCTGACAGATACAAGTAAGTTAGGGACGGGTATCGCCGTCGCCTTCGTGGCGACTGTCTATGGCGTGAGTTCCGCGAATCTGCTTTTCTTACCGCTGGGGAATAAGTTAAAGCGCAAAGTCCTTGCGGTGTCTCGCGAAAAACAAATGATTCTTGAAGGTGGTCTTTTGATTGCGAAGGGAATGAATCCGGTCGTTCTGGAGCAGAAGCTGTACGCCTTTTTAGATTCAGAAGCGATGGGTTCCAAACAGAATGGCTAA